One Peribacillus simplex NBRC 15720 = DSM 1321 genomic region harbors:
- a CDS encoding DUF4822 domain-containing protein yields MNKKVKISSSILLGLTLVITGCNTNAQENHSAQKHEQTAKESKQENKLTKGQELTKILSSTNWQGTKVYDKNNNDLTKENANFIGLAKYDAEASRYEFFDKNTKKSRGDKGTFFITNGKMRVLISESMGYQAVVEITELNKDMFTYKRMGKDANGNDVEVFVDHIPYTETELSFTDPDKTLETYTGEVDTDVDGDKILSSTTWQGTVALDEKGNDVSNYNSNYLGLAKYDDKTNKYEFFDAKTGESRGDYGYYDVVHGNKIRALVSQGENKYGAVLELTELNENKFTYKRIGKDKDGKEITITVEHIPYEGDLKLKPTK; encoded by the coding sequence ATGAACAAAAAAGTAAAAATTTCATCATCTATACTACTTGGGTTAACATTGGTCATAACAGGATGTAACACAAACGCACAAGAAAATCATAGTGCACAGAAGCATGAACAAACAGCTAAAGAGAGTAAACAAGAAAATAAGTTAACCAAAGGACAGGAATTGACTAAAATTCTTAGTAGCACGAATTGGCAAGGAACTAAAGTTTATGATAAGAATAATAATGACTTAACAAAGGAGAATGCAAACTTTATTGGTCTAGCAAAATATGATGCTGAAGCATCGAGATATGAATTTTTTGATAAAAATACAAAAAAAAGTCGTGGTGATAAAGGAACTTTCTTTATCACCAACGGGAAGATGCGAGTGCTAATTTCAGAATCAATGGGTTACCAAGCCGTTGTTGAAATAACAGAACTGAATAAGGATATGTTTACCTATAAAAGAATGGGTAAAGATGCTAATGGTAATGACGTAGAGGTATTTGTTGATCATATTCCTTATACTGAAACAGAACTTTCCTTTACTGATCCAGACAAAACTTTGGAAACTTACACAGGGGAAGTAGATACGGACGTTGATGGAGACAAAATTTTATCCAGCACCACATGGCAAGGAACAGTGGCATTGGATGAAAAGGGAAATGATGTATCAAACTATAACTCGAATTATTTAGGACTTGCAAAATATGATGATAAAACAAATAAGTATGAATTTTTTGATGCTAAAACCGGTGAAAGCCGTGGTGATTACGGTTATTACGATGTTGTTCATGGAAATAAGATAAGAGCCCTTGTTTCACAAGGGGAAAATAAGTATGGCGCAGTTCTTGAACTTACAGAGCTTAATGAAAATAAATTCACTTATAAACGAATCGGTAAAGATAAAGATGGAAAAGAAATAACGATAACAGTTGAACATATACCTTATGAAGGTGATTTGAAACTAAAACCAACTAAGTAA
- the sdaAA gene encoding L-serine ammonia-lyase, iron-sulfur-dependent, subunit alpha — protein MSFTNLKELIELAEQEKTTISELMIKTEVHQKGYPRETIIEKMSEQFTVMEEAVRRGTMSPVMSRTGLTGGDGNRLYQYAQNGNSFVNPRTLNAAANALAVSEVNAAMGRIVATPTAGSAGILPAVLVNALDSGKFTRKQIVQSIFTASALGLVVANKASISGAAGGCQAEIGSATAMAAGTLVELAGGTPMQVGNAVGIALKNSLGLVCDPVAGLVEIPCIIRNGLHAITAQTAADMALAGIASVIPPDEVIHVMHEVGQQMPESLRETGIGGLAGTPTGQKLKKQILSGKTSGCWPAKYQSAYEIIGPVMVGPSSSHTAGAVRIGNIARQLLNENPLYAKFSLMGSFAETYQGHGTDLALLAGVLGLSTMDDGIPNAKKIAEEKGLQYEFTKRVLGSYHPNTVLVELTGVTRTVKVLASSLGGGKVEVQEFDEYPFKFSGERPTLVIRHSDQKGVIAELSDILYQKGFNIARMANERSKINGAAITICEIDNTIEDTLLSLLKREIPIIDEIVLVHTK, from the coding sequence ATGTCTTTTACTAATTTAAAAGAGTTAATTGAACTAGCAGAGCAAGAGAAAACAACTATTTCGGAATTGATGATCAAAACAGAGGTACACCAGAAAGGTTATCCTAGGGAGACGATTATCGAAAAAATGTCGGAACAATTTACTGTAATGGAAGAGGCTGTCCGCAGAGGAACAATGAGTCCAGTCATGTCACGTACTGGTTTAACGGGAGGGGATGGAAACCGTCTTTATCAGTATGCCCAAAACGGGAATTCCTTTGTCAATCCTAGAACATTGAATGCTGCAGCAAATGCGCTTGCGGTATCGGAAGTAAATGCTGCAATGGGGCGGATTGTGGCGACGCCAACAGCTGGGTCAGCGGGAATCTTGCCCGCTGTCCTTGTTAACGCCCTTGACAGCGGGAAATTCACCCGAAAGCAGATTGTACAGTCAATATTCACTGCCTCTGCCCTCGGCTTAGTTGTTGCAAATAAAGCTTCGATATCAGGGGCAGCCGGCGGGTGCCAAGCTGAAATCGGTTCAGCAACCGCAATGGCAGCTGGCACCCTAGTAGAGCTTGCCGGTGGAACACCAATGCAGGTTGGAAATGCTGTCGGAATTGCTTTGAAAAATTCACTGGGGTTGGTTTGTGACCCAGTTGCTGGACTGGTGGAAATCCCGTGCATCATCCGCAACGGTTTACATGCAATTACCGCCCAAACTGCTGCAGATATGGCTTTAGCTGGGATAGCCAGCGTCATTCCACCGGATGAAGTGATTCATGTGATGCATGAAGTCGGACAGCAAATGCCCGAATCGTTGAGAGAAACCGGGATAGGCGGTCTTGCCGGAACTCCGACCGGGCAAAAATTAAAGAAGCAGATTCTAAGCGGAAAAACTAGTGGCTGTTGGCCGGCAAAATACCAAAGTGCGTATGAAATCATCGGTCCCGTAATGGTTGGCCCTTCGAGTTCTCATACAGCTGGTGCTGTCCGAATCGGGAATATTGCCCGCCAGCTATTAAACGAAAATCCATTATATGCAAAGTTCTCGCTAATGGGCTCTTTCGCCGAAACCTATCAAGGCCATGGAACAGACCTGGCTTTATTAGCCGGTGTTCTTGGATTATCTACCATGGATGATGGCATTCCAAATGCAAAAAAAATTGCTGAAGAAAAAGGATTACAATATGAATTCACGAAAAGGGTGCTTGGAAGCTATCATCCGAATACCGTTCTCGTAGAATTGACAGGGGTCACACGTACTGTAAAGGTTTTGGCCAGCTCTTTAGGCGGTGGTAAAGTGGAGGTTCAGGAATTCGATGAGTATCCATTTAAATTTTCAGGGGAACGGCCAACACTTGTGATTCGCCATTCCGACCAAAAAGGGGTTATTGCCGAATTATCGGATATTCTTTATCAAAAAGGGTTCAATATAGCCCGTATGGCCAATGAACGTTCCAAAATCAATGGTGCTGCAATAACGATTTGTGAAATCGACAATACAATCGAAGACACTCTCTTATCTTTATTAAAAAGAGAGATTCCGATTATTGATGAAATTGTCTTGGTTCACACTAAGTAG
- a CDS encoding ankyrin repeat domain-containing protein codes for MWRRLTVVIGCLIILQGCVLDNEVELNKQEKETGKGMNEQLIQAVERKETERIRSLIEQGSDINTQDPQGRTATMIATYNNDEETAKILIEAGADVNIQDDMKNSPFLYAGAEGYVDILKLAIEAGADPSITNRYGGTALIPASEHGYVEVIKELLTNTDIDVNHVNDLGWTALLEAIILNNGDGKQQQTVQLLVDHGADVNIPDNNNVPPLQHAREKGFKEIEQILLSAGAK; via the coding sequence ATGTGGAGACGGCTAACGGTTGTCATCGGATGCCTTATCATCCTTCAGGGCTGTGTCTTAGATAACGAAGTAGAGCTAAATAAACAAGAAAAGGAGACAGGAAAGGGAATGAATGAACAACTGATTCAAGCTGTAGAACGAAAAGAAACGGAAAGAATAAGAAGTTTGATTGAGCAAGGATCAGATATTAATACACAGGACCCGCAAGGGCGAACCGCAACCATGATTGCGACTTATAACAATGATGAAGAGACTGCAAAAATCCTTATTGAAGCGGGCGCAGACGTCAACATTCAGGATGACATGAAAAATAGCCCCTTCTTGTATGCCGGTGCTGAAGGTTATGTAGATATACTTAAACTTGCGATTGAAGCAGGTGCCGACCCGTCTATAACAAACCGTTATGGAGGAACGGCTTTAATCCCTGCTTCGGAACATGGATACGTTGAGGTTATTAAAGAACTGCTTACTAATACTGATATTGATGTGAACCATGTAAATGATCTCGGTTGGACAGCTTTGTTAGAAGCTATCATATTGAATAATGGTGATGGAAAACAACAGCAAACAGTGCAATTGCTAGTAGATCATGGGGCAGATGTCAACATTCCAGATAATAATAATGTGCCCCCTTTACAACATGCCCGTGAGAAAGGATTTAAAGAGATTGAACAAATTTTACTATCAGCAGGAGCAAAATAA
- a CDS encoding sensor histidine kinase: MSIKMRFLLSYVGVILISITLFLAAGFLLIFAITGDVKSIEHLYKKSYLQKPLTAVEESVFLDLKLLAKNNPEQLLNEEQLKKIEHRDIKIVVRKDNNIEYASPTLDKPGLVPSLPNFEETNINTRDTIKMKDTFFTYVKFDFYFSDKSEGSIFVLRKASSYAELTRELFPILFALLLLLFVMIIGLLNYLVSRSIIKPISILKEGAERIKSGDLNFEIKATSNDEIGQLNSEFEEMRKKLKDSVNLQLQYEENRKELLSNISHDLKTPITSIMGYVEGIKDGVANTPQKMDKYLSTVYLKARDMDSLIDELFLFSKLDLKKEPFTFETVRLDKYLKDYVEELQLDLLQQGIQIELQQLNKPIYVTADREKLKRVLANLISNCVKYMNKEEKHISISLHEGLYDVVVQVTDNGYGIESSALPYIFNRFYRAEQSRNSLTGGSGLGLAIAKKIIGEHGGDIWATSEIRKGTSVFFSIKKGEEI, encoded by the coding sequence TTGTCAATTAAAATGAGGTTTCTGTTGTCCTACGTTGGCGTAATTCTTATTTCCATCACTTTATTTTTAGCAGCTGGATTTTTACTTATTTTTGCAATAACAGGTGATGTAAAATCGATAGAGCATTTATACAAAAAATCTTATCTTCAAAAACCTTTGACTGCAGTAGAAGAAAGTGTGTTTCTCGATTTAAAGCTATTGGCAAAAAATAACCCTGAGCAGCTTCTAAACGAAGAACAGCTGAAGAAGATTGAACATAGAGATATTAAGATTGTCGTTAGAAAAGATAATAACATTGAGTATGCTTCCCCAACACTAGATAAGCCAGGATTGGTTCCATCCCTTCCCAATTTCGAAGAAACAAACATCAATACGCGAGACACAATCAAAATGAAAGACACTTTTTTCACATATGTGAAGTTTGATTTTTATTTTTCGGATAAAAGTGAAGGAAGTATTTTTGTATTGAGAAAAGCAAGTTCCTATGCCGAGCTGACTCGAGAGCTGTTTCCCATTTTATTCGCTCTATTGTTATTACTGTTTGTAATGATTATTGGACTTTTAAATTATTTAGTTTCACGAAGTATCATCAAACCCATCTCTATTCTTAAAGAAGGCGCAGAGCGGATAAAATCAGGAGATTTAAACTTTGAAATCAAAGCCACTTCGAATGATGAAATCGGACAATTGAATAGCGAGTTTGAGGAAATGAGAAAAAAGTTAAAAGATTCCGTAAACCTTCAGCTTCAGTATGAGGAAAATCGCAAAGAACTTCTTTCCAATATTTCTCATGATTTGAAGACACCGATCACTTCGATTATGGGATATGTTGAGGGGATAAAAGACGGGGTAGCAAACACCCCACAGAAAATGGACAAGTATTTATCGACTGTCTACCTAAAAGCAAGAGATATGGATTCATTGATAGATGAATTGTTTTTATTTTCCAAGCTGGATTTAAAAAAAGAACCATTCACTTTTGAAACGGTCAGACTCGATAAATATTTGAAAGACTACGTAGAAGAACTTCAACTGGATTTACTTCAACAAGGAATCCAGATTGAACTTCAACAGCTTAATAAACCGATATACGTGACAGCGGATAGAGAGAAACTAAAACGCGTATTGGCCAACCTAATCAGCAATTGTGTAAAGTATATGAATAAAGAGGAAAAACACATTTCCATTTCTCTGCATGAAGGACTATATGATGTAGTAGTACAAGTAACAGATAATGGCTATGGAATAGAATCTTCTGCTTTGCCTTATATTTTTAACCGCTTTTATCGTGCTGAGCAATCTAGAAATTCTCTGACAGGTGGAAGTGGTTTAGGACTTGCGATCGCAAAAAAAATTATCGGCGAGCATGGAGGAGATATTTGGGCTACTAGCGAGATAAGAAAAGGTACAAGTGTCTTCTTTTCCATAAAGAAAGGTGAGGAAATTTGA
- a CDS encoding MFS transporter produces MSVSQGAIKKQSEAKLSVSKEKNPRGVLLTTALMAGYSMIYMDKNMISTAIIPIAEQFQLTTSQTGLIMSLFFLGYSLMQIPGGWLADKIGYKKVLMLSLSLITIFSFAFGLVGSLLMFILIRFLAGIGHAGYPPSCSKGIAENFPKKRRTFVQSLILSTSGIGGILAFVIGARLIDLNWHYAYYALGTMFAISLLLVAFLIPNSHPTAKTKIEKKQVSFKSVISNRNVIILFVAMLLANVAFYGNMSWLPTFLKTKFSLSISTVGIILAVNAIGGTLASIFAGVLLTKYFAGKEKLLLMCCSVISSLLFLGLVFSNSLSLSIAFLYVLTFLLTTIFVGIFSWPHKILPEKVIGSSIGIVNTGGTLGGFIAPMAFGALISMAGGSFSIVFITLAIAVVICGLVILTVKTEK; encoded by the coding sequence ATGTCTGTTTCTCAAGGAGCGATTAAGAAGCAAAGCGAAGCAAAACTTTCGGTATCAAAGGAAAAAAATCCTCGTGGAGTTTTGTTGACTACAGCTTTAATGGCTGGTTATTCCATGATTTACATGGACAAAAACATGATTTCTACTGCAATTATCCCAATTGCAGAACAATTCCAACTAACAACAAGTCAAACCGGTTTGATAATGAGTTTATTTTTCCTGGGTTATTCGTTAATGCAGATACCTGGGGGATGGCTCGCAGATAAGATTGGATATAAAAAGGTACTAATGCTTTCGCTTTCGCTTATTACAATATTTTCATTCGCATTTGGCCTTGTTGGAAGCTTATTGATGTTTATATTAATTCGTTTCTTGGCTGGTATTGGCCATGCAGGCTATCCTCCAAGTTGTTCAAAAGGAATCGCCGAAAATTTCCCGAAAAAAAGACGGACTTTTGTTCAATCGCTCATTTTGTCAACGAGTGGAATTGGCGGAATTTTGGCTTTTGTGATTGGAGCACGGCTGATTGACTTAAATTGGCATTATGCCTACTATGCACTGGGGACAATGTTTGCCATCTCGTTACTTTTGGTTGCCTTTTTGATACCTAATAGCCACCCAACTGCCAAAACGAAAATTGAAAAGAAACAAGTTAGCTTTAAATCAGTGATTTCCAATCGAAATGTAATTATTTTATTCGTTGCAATGCTGCTTGCGAATGTAGCTTTTTATGGGAATATGTCATGGCTGCCAACTTTCTTAAAGACAAAATTTTCACTATCCATTAGTACGGTTGGGATAATCCTGGCAGTAAACGCTATTGGAGGAACGCTAGCATCCATATTTGCAGGTGTATTATTAACAAAGTATTTTGCTGGCAAGGAAAAGTTACTGCTAATGTGCTGTTCAGTCATTTCATCCTTGTTGTTTCTTGGTTTAGTATTTTCAAATTCATTGTCCCTTTCCATTGCTTTCTTATATGTGCTTACATTTTTATTAACCACGATCTTTGTGGGGATTTTCTCTTGGCCGCACAAGATTTTACCTGAGAAAGTAATTGGGTCATCCATTGGAATCGTCAATACGGGTGGAACGCTTGGGGGCTTTATTGCTCCAATGGCTTTCGGTGCTTTAATTTCTATGGCCGGTGGATCGTTTTCTATCGTATTTATCACCTTGGCAATAGCCGTTGTAATATGCGGTCTAGTTATACTTACCGTTAAAACAGAAAAATAA
- a CDS encoding DUF2690 domain-containing protein, with amino-acid sequence MAVTLVFGLFFAIAPTNKTYALSYDNTNPYSTGCVNKSPITYETEYIYKNGVKIGYVQLKGSAYCHTAWGYLKFYSAAPYDYYANVWVDSFNGTTKRAFTSCASSGGNGWIMKGQTSCYTAQLWNLDPYNALAKAGIYSSSGALIISANTGRY; translated from the coding sequence TTGGCAGTAACTCTTGTTTTTGGACTGTTTTTTGCGATTGCACCCACGAATAAAACTTATGCCCTGTCCTATGATAATACAAATCCATATTCGACAGGCTGTGTGAATAAAAGTCCAATCACCTATGAAACAGAATATATTTATAAAAACGGTGTGAAAATTGGATATGTGCAGCTAAAAGGAAGTGCGTATTGTCATACGGCTTGGGGATACTTAAAGTTTTATTCTGCTGCTCCGTACGATTATTATGCAAATGTTTGGGTGGATAGTTTTAATGGCACGACTAAGAGGGCATTTACAAGTTGTGCTAGTTCCGGTGGTAACGGTTGGATTATGAAAGGTCAGACTTCCTGTTATACTGCACAGTTATGGAATTTAGATCCGTATAATGCTTTGGCCAAAGCAGGTATTTATTCTTCAAGTGGGGCTCTCATTATTTCAGCGAACACCGGTCGTTATTAA
- a CDS encoding amidohydrolase has product MLDRLLQKLEEKKERMIEIRRYLHQHPELSFKEEKTAQYIADFYKDKNVIIRTNVGGYGVVVKIEGGLAGKTVALRADFDGLPITEEADVPFKSSNPGVMHACGHDGHTAYLMILAEALIEIKDQLRGNVVILHQPAEETPPGGAIAMIEDGCLEGVDSIFGIHLMSPSVTGEVSYRAGEMQAGRSYFKVKIQGKGGHGSMPHTSNDSIVAASHFVVAAQTIVSRRINPFDMATVTIGSFDGKGSFNVIKDSVELEGDVRTMSSEVRAKVETEFKRILAGLAQEFDITYDLIYSHDYPVLVNDKAMTELVVNGIKKAEIPEIKALVETTPMSGSEDFAYYLQKIPGSMFYVGAKPEDGPVYPHHHPKFVINEDSLIIAAKAMAAVVAEYFGQK; this is encoded by the coding sequence ATGTTAGATCGACTATTGCAAAAACTTGAAGAGAAAAAAGAAAGAATGATTGAAATACGCAGATATCTCCATCAACATCCTGAATTATCTTTTAAAGAAGAAAAAACTGCTCAATACATTGCTGATTTTTATAAAGATAAAAATGTAATAATACGGACAAATGTTGGCGGATATGGAGTGGTTGTGAAAATCGAAGGCGGACTCGCAGGTAAAACAGTTGCGCTGCGTGCTGATTTTGATGGTCTGCCAATCACGGAAGAGGCAGATGTACCATTTAAATCGAGTAATCCAGGTGTTATGCATGCATGCGGTCATGATGGACACACTGCCTATTTAATGATTTTAGCCGAAGCATTAATTGAAATAAAAGACCAATTAAGAGGGAACGTTGTTATCTTGCATCAGCCTGCGGAAGAAACGCCTCCTGGTGGAGCAATTGCCATGATTGAAGATGGATGTTTAGAAGGTGTGGATAGTATTTTCGGTATTCACCTTATGTCCCCATCGGTGACCGGGGAAGTCTCTTATCGTGCTGGAGAAATGCAGGCGGGACGCTCGTATTTCAAAGTGAAAATCCAAGGAAAAGGCGGACATGGTTCGATGCCGCATACAAGCAATGACAGCATTGTCGCAGCAAGCCACTTTGTTGTAGCAGCCCAGACGATTGTCAGTCGCCGAATCAATCCTTTTGATATGGCGACAGTAACGATTGGCTCGTTTGATGGAAAGGGATCATTTAATGTAATAAAGGACAGCGTTGAACTTGAAGGAGATGTTAGAACCATGTCCAGTGAAGTTCGTGCTAAAGTGGAAACGGAATTCAAGCGAATTTTAGCGGGGCTTGCTCAAGAATTTGACATTACCTATGACTTGATATACTCACATGATTACCCTGTTTTAGTTAATGATAAAGCCATGACAGAACTGGTTGTAAATGGGATTAAAAAGGCCGAAATTCCTGAAATCAAAGCGTTAGTGGAAACGACGCCAATGTCTGGGTCAGAGGATTTTGCTTACTATTTGCAAAAGATTCCCGGCAGTATGTTTTATGTTGGAGCAAAGCCGGAGGATGGTCCCGTTTATCCTCACCATCATCCTAAATTTGTCATTAATGAAGACAGCCTGATCATCGCGGCAAAAGCAATGGCAGCTGTTGTTGCAGAATATTTTGGACAGAAATAA
- a CDS encoding response regulator transcription factor: protein MKKILLIEDEVSIAELERDYLEINDFSVDIQHTGDAGLQQALQGNYHLIILDIMLPGLNGFEICKQIRAVKNIPILLVSAKKEDIDKIRGLGLGADDYITKPFSPSELVARVKAHLARYERLSGSHPKSNSIYVHGISIDKSARRVHINGEVVPFTTKEFDTLVFFVMHPNQVLSKEQLYENIWGLESAADVSTVTVHIRKLREKIERNPAHPQLLETVWGAGYRFNV, encoded by the coding sequence TTGAAAAAAATATTACTTATTGAAGACGAAGTCAGTATTGCTGAATTGGAAAGGGACTATTTGGAAATTAATGATTTTAGTGTCGATATTCAACATACTGGTGATGCAGGTCTCCAACAGGCCCTTCAAGGAAATTATCATTTAATCATTTTGGACATCATGCTTCCAGGGTTGAATGGCTTTGAAATATGCAAACAAATACGTGCTGTCAAAAATATCCCAATATTGCTTGTATCCGCCAAAAAGGAAGATATTGATAAAATTCGGGGGCTTGGTTTAGGGGCAGATGATTATATTACAAAGCCCTTTAGTCCAAGTGAACTAGTTGCAAGAGTGAAAGCGCATTTAGCGCGTTATGAACGTTTATCAGGAAGTCACCCCAAATCTAATTCAATTTATGTTCATGGTATTTCAATAGATAAATCAGCACGCCGAGTTCACATAAACGGAGAGGTGGTCCCGTTTACAACAAAGGAATTCGATACGTTAGTGTTTTTTGTCATGCATCCGAATCAAGTATTAAGCAAAGAACAGCTTTATGAAAATATTTGGGGATTGGAATCGGCTGCAGATGTTTCGACTGTCACCGTCCATATCAGGAAACTACGTGAAAAAATTGAAAGAAATCCTGCACATCCTCAATTATTGGAAACCGTTTGGGGAGCAGGGTATCGCTTTAATGTTTAA
- a CDS encoding metallophosphoesterase — translation MKAKNKFAAMLTVVTVGLTTSLSSVQAFSESSNSDNKRKPELVFPVISDVHIDDGSTADMNKFRTAMDQLNKAAPKQDAFVVVGDLTDYGYATEYDKFFSIYNEKKQGDVQSMFTMGNHDYWNGLSVEKAQDRFLEKTGMESLYYHKKVNGYDFITLSPENGNTHGLYSVKQINWLGEKLAAAEKENPDQPIFVFLHQHIKDTVYGSDLWGTQENKELLYDTLKKHPQVITFSGHSHYPLEDPRTIHQKDFTSIGTSSVSYLELEPGKLQGFHPEGYRDISQGMIVEVYNNEVVIKKRDFHKDDWTGKPWVIKNSSKKNKFKYTDDRDQLPPVFAVKDKALIVKEKSTLKSLNVTFPQAKDNELVHSYHITAKNKKTGELDADFTAFSEFYYDPVPKNLEFPVAGLKPGTDYEIKVQALDSFNNSSKKVLLADGQTKALEMVSAQASPSLVTEGESTTLQVKMKNHGNGSVKGKIKVDAPEGWILEYKELEYELSGTEEKMLPIKATPSKESSGLSQFTITASEGDQIIGSKNINVFVNMILGESFDQLESALKPAVNENIPSSILGWSHTAPKGWSVTNSSNMPAGTEEWQGWSFTTKDFWTNAEDQDRNKFELGQGVIAVADPDEWDDNGSPASKGFFDSTLTSPSVKVDGAKDLYFGFASHYKQEGTQTAEVTAVFDNGEKQQVLVYDNKADSDNNNGHVLNKYEVKSIKVPEDASSMKLQWRMHNAKNNWFWSIDDIRLDDQMIVSPN, via the coding sequence TTGAAAGCGAAAAATAAATTTGCTGCAATGTTGACAGTTGTAACGGTAGGATTAACAACTTCTTTATCAAGTGTACAAGCATTCTCGGAATCTTCAAATTCAGATAATAAACGGAAACCGGAGCTCGTTTTTCCTGTAATCAGCGATGTACATATTGACGATGGATCAACTGCTGATATGAACAAGTTTAGAACAGCCATGGATCAATTAAACAAAGCTGCGCCTAAACAGGATGCTTTTGTTGTCGTTGGGGATTTAACGGACTATGGATACGCTACTGAATATGATAAGTTCTTCTCCATTTATAATGAGAAGAAACAAGGCGATGTCCAATCCATGTTTACAATGGGAAATCATGATTATTGGAATGGACTTTCCGTTGAAAAAGCACAAGATCGTTTTCTCGAGAAAACAGGAATGGAGTCTCTTTACTATCATAAAAAAGTAAATGGATATGATTTTATTACGTTAAGTCCGGAAAATGGTAATACGCATGGTTTATATTCTGTTAAACAAATTAATTGGCTAGGTGAAAAGTTAGCTGCAGCAGAAAAAGAGAATCCGGACCAACCAATCTTTGTTTTTCTTCATCAACACATAAAAGACACTGTGTATGGAAGTGACTTGTGGGGAACTCAGGAAAATAAAGAACTTTTATATGATACATTAAAGAAACATCCACAAGTTATTACATTTTCAGGCCATTCTCATTATCCACTTGAAGACCCTAGAACGATTCATCAAAAAGACTTTACGTCTATTGGCACTTCTTCTGTAAGTTATTTGGAATTAGAGCCAGGCAAACTTCAAGGGTTTCATCCAGAAGGATATCGGGATATTAGTCAAGGAATGATTGTAGAAGTTTATAATAATGAAGTTGTCATTAAAAAACGTGACTTTCATAAAGACGATTGGACAGGAAAACCATGGGTAATAAAAAATTCTTCTAAAAAAAATAAATTTAAATATACAGATGATCGAGATCAGTTACCACCGGTTTTTGCAGTTAAAGACAAGGCTTTGATTGTAAAAGAAAAATCGACACTAAAAAGTTTAAATGTAACATTTCCACAGGCAAAAGATAACGAACTCGTACATTCTTATCACATTACAGCCAAAAACAAGAAAACAGGGGAGTTGGACGCAGACTTCACCGCATTTTCTGAATTCTATTATGATCCTGTTCCAAAGAATTTAGAGTTCCCTGTTGCTGGACTTAAGCCAGGTACTGATTATGAAATTAAGGTACAAGCACTAGATTCATTTAACAATAGCAGTAAAAAGGTGTTACTGGCTGATGGCCAGACAAAAGCCCTGGAAATGGTCTCAGCACAGGCTTCTCCTTCTTTAGTAACGGAAGGTGAATCAACTACACTCCAAGTGAAGATGAAAAATCATGGAAATGGTAGTGTGAAAGGGAAAATTAAAGTTGATGCACCTGAAGGTTGGATTTTGGAGTACAAGGAACTTGAGTATGAGCTATCAGGAACTGAAGAAAAAATGTTGCCAATAAAAGCTACACCTAGTAAGGAAAGTTCCGGTTTATCACAATTCACGATTACTGCTTCCGAGGGCGACCAAATAATAGGTTCCAAGAATATAAATGTATTCGTAAACATGATCCTTGGAGAAAGTTTTGACCAATTAGAGTCTGCATTAAAGCCAGCAGTGAATGAAAACATCCCAAGTTCTATTCTCGGTTGGAGCCATACAGCTCCTAAAGGCTGGTCGGTTACAAATAGCTCGAATATGCCAGCTGGTACAGAAGAGTGGCAAGGTTGGAGTTTCACAACAAAGGACTTTTGGACAAATGCAGAAGACCAAGATCGTAACAAATTTGAGCTTGGTCAAGGTGTTATAGCTGTAGCGGATCCCGATGAATGGGATGATAACGGTTCACCAGCATCAAAAGGCTTTTTTGATAGTACATTAACTTCACCTTCTGTAAAAGTTGATGGTGCAAAAGATCTATACTTTGGATTTGCATCTCACTATAAACAAGAAGGAACGCAAACAGCTGAAGTAACTGCTGTCTTTGATAATGGGGAAAAACAACAAGTTCTCGTTTATGACAATAAAGCTGATTCGGATAATAATAATGGACATGTTTTGAATAAATATGAAGTTAAATCGATTAAGGTTCCTGAAGATGCTTCTTCTATGAAATTACAATGGAGAATGCATAATGCGAAAAATAATTGGTTTTGGTCGATAGACGATATTAGATTGGATGACCAAATGATCGTTTCACCAAATTAA